One genomic segment of Thermococcus sp. includes these proteins:
- a CDS encoding adenosylhomocysteinase produces the protein MDCTKDYCVKDLSLAPSGERKIDWVSRFMPVLQHIRADFEEKKPFKGIRIATTLHLEMKTAFLLLTLKAGGAEVSATASNPLSTQDDVVAALAKNGIKVYAVRGESREEYYENMHKALDIRPNIIIDDGADMISTVHRERQELIENIWGASEETTTGVIRLRAMERDGVLRFPIIAVNDSYTKYLFDNRYGTGQSTWDGIIRTTNLLVAGKNVVVVGYGWCGRGIAMRARGLGATVIVVEVDPIRALEARMDGFLVMDMKSASKIGDIFVTSTGNINCIRKEHFELMKDGAILANAGHFDVEISKPDLEALAVEISEVRPNITEYRLSDGRRLYLLAEGRLVNLAAADGHPAEIMDMSFSLQAKAAEYIKDNHERLEPRVYVLPREIDEMVARIKLKAMGIKIEELTEEQKKYLESWEHGT, from the coding sequence ATGGACTGCACCAAGGACTACTGCGTTAAGGACTTAAGCCTCGCCCCGAGCGGGGAGAGAAAGATAGACTGGGTCTCGCGTTTCATGCCGGTTCTCCAGCACATAAGGGCCGACTTCGAGGAGAAGAAGCCCTTCAAAGGCATCAGAATCGCCACAACACTTCACCTGGAGATGAAGACGGCCTTTCTGCTCCTTACCCTGAAAGCGGGGGGTGCGGAAGTTTCGGCAACGGCAAGCAACCCCCTCTCGACGCAGGACGACGTCGTCGCTGCACTGGCAAAGAACGGAATAAAGGTCTATGCGGTAAGGGGCGAGAGCAGGGAGGAGTACTACGAGAACATGCATAAAGCATTGGACATAAGACCGAACATAATCATTGACGATGGAGCGGACATGATAAGCACCGTCCACCGCGAGAGGCAGGAGCTGATAGAGAACATCTGGGGCGCGAGCGAGGAAACCACAACAGGAGTGATACGGCTTCGCGCGATGGAGCGCGACGGCGTTTTAAGGTTCCCGATAATAGCGGTCAACGACAGCTACACCAAATACCTCTTCGACAACCGCTATGGGACCGGACAGTCGACGTGGGACGGCATAATAAGGACGACCAATTTGCTCGTTGCCGGAAAGAATGTAGTTGTAGTTGGCTACGGCTGGTGTGGCAGGGGAATAGCGATGCGCGCTCGCGGGCTGGGAGCGACAGTGATTGTGGTTGAAGTGGACCCGATAAGGGCTTTAGAAGCAAGAATGGACGGCTTCCTCGTCATGGACATGAAGAGTGCATCTAAGATAGGAGACATCTTCGTCACCTCAACAGGGAACATCAACTGCATAAGGAAGGAGCACTTCGAGCTCATGAAGGACGGCGCTATCTTAGCGAACGCCGGCCACTTCGATGTTGAAATTTCAAAGCCCGACCTTGAGGCTCTGGCAGTAGAGATAAGCGAGGTCAGGCCCAACATAACCGAATACAGGCTTTCCGACGGCAGAAGGCTTTATCTCCTAGCTGAGGGAAGGCTGGTGAACTTAGCTGCTGCTGACGGTCATCCGGCTGAGATAATGGACATGAGCTTCTCCCTTCAAGCCAAGGCAGCGGAATACATCAAAGACAACCACGAGAGGCTCGAACCCAGGGTTTACGTTCTGCCGAGGGAGATAGACGAGATGGTCGCGAGAATCAAGCTAAAGGCAATGGGGATAAAGATAGAGGAGCTCACGGAAGAGCAGAAGAAATACCTTGAGAGCTGGGAGCACGGGACGTAG
- a CDS encoding MBL fold metallo-hydrolase: MAKADYPCVKKVAKGLYKIKPGKYSAFSYLITDEVNVLIDTGLMSDYPRLEEGLFELGLKPGDIDIVLNTHEHCDHVGGNLYLQDSAIIGAYKYSAVKILYGDDDVMRCRHHGEPFPGSKVHLWLNNADVINAGSWMLKVIHTPGHTSGSMCLYEPRRRILFSGDTLFARGTVSNIYDSGSLGEYFNSLRLLKTLKIDLLLPGHGWESRDVERDIELTIRRAIELFPNRKYLLRLLGENGKVYMGEERP; the protein is encoded by the coding sequence ATGGCGAAGGCGGACTACCCCTGCGTCAAAAAGGTAGCAAAGGGTCTCTACAAGATAAAACCCGGGAAGTACTCGGCCTTCTCCTACCTGATAACTGACGAGGTCAATGTCCTCATAGATACGGGCCTCATGAGCGACTATCCGAGGCTTGAGGAGGGCCTCTTTGAGCTTGGACTGAAGCCGGGCGATATCGACATCGTTCTCAACACCCACGAGCACTGCGACCACGTGGGCGGAAACCTCTACCTCCAGGATAGCGCTATTATCGGGGCCTACAAGTACTCGGCCGTTAAAATCCTCTACGGAGACGACGACGTTATGAGGTGTCGCCACCACGGGGAGCCCTTTCCGGGTAGCAAAGTCCACCTGTGGCTCAACAACGCCGACGTAATAAACGCCGGCTCATGGATGCTCAAGGTTATCCACACGCCCGGCCACACTTCGGGGAGTATGTGCCTCTACGAGCCGAGGAGGAGAATCCTTTTCTCGGGAGATACCCTCTTCGCCAGAGGAACTGTTTCCAACATCTACGACTCTGGCAGTTTGGGGGAGTACTTCAACTCCCTTCGCCTGCTAAAAACGCTCAAAATAGACCTCCTCCTTCCCGGGCACGGCTGGGAGTCCAGAGACGTTGAGCGGGACATAGAGCTCACCATAAGGAGGGCAATTGAACTCTTTCCAAACAGAAAGTATCTCCTCCGCCTTCTCGGGGAGAACGGCAAGGTTTATATGGGAGAAGAGCGTCCATAG
- a CDS encoding DUF58 domain-containing protein: MEMNWVRWLFLFTVLPLALAVITGAISLSYFALLPASVLAFSLLFEPPSGFSVERSFSRTSLRVGEEVEVRVRLRVERGAGSVVVQEVVSPALRVVEGSNRHVFFKRPGERLDVEYSYRLRAVKRGQHRVSPVEVEGHHFLGLEGSNYALLLDEVTLKVSPRVPGIRRVVLRNVRGKPGTPPAALTSMGFSSTEFREVREYRAGDPLRAINWKATARLNTPLVNEYEREGFLTVMFYLDASSSMLVGGLEKNALETAVAFLIPLVLYLLRRGYKVGLYILGHETLLTPVSGYASASTFTRTLTSVGISPKEESLPLAVERTRKVLRGALPVVITNLKRDNFVGVKEGMERLYSITKNTPVLIDVDVYPNLEFGELVSACKKGLREELPFPAIAVSENGKGAVLQFLGVVG; encoded by the coding sequence ATGGAGATGAACTGGGTTCGGTGGCTCTTTCTCTTCACGGTTCTTCCCCTTGCACTCGCCGTCATAACGGGGGCAATCAGCCTTTCGTATTTTGCTTTATTGCCAGCGTCGGTTCTTGCCTTTTCTCTCCTTTTCGAGCCCCCTTCGGGCTTTTCCGTTGAGAGGAGTTTTAGCAGGACGTCCCTCAGGGTCGGGGAAGAGGTGGAAGTCAGGGTCAGGTTGAGGGTTGAGAGAGGAGCTGGCTCGGTTGTTGTTCAGGAGGTCGTTTCACCTGCGTTGAGGGTCGTGGAAGGTAGCAACAGGCACGTCTTCTTCAAGAGACCCGGGGAGAGGCTGGACGTTGAGTACAGCTATCGCCTGAGGGCCGTTAAGAGGGGTCAGCACAGGGTTTCGCCCGTCGAGGTTGAGGGACACCACTTTCTCGGGCTGGAGGGGTCAAACTACGCCCTTCTGCTTGATGAAGTCACTCTGAAGGTCTCACCCAGAGTTCCCGGAATCAGGAGGGTAGTTCTGAGAAACGTGAGGGGGAAACCCGGGACTCCACCCGCCGCCCTCACGAGTATGGGCTTCTCCTCCACCGAGTTCAGAGAAGTTAGGGAGTACAGGGCAGGCGATCCCCTGAGGGCAATAAACTGGAAGGCCACTGCGAGACTCAACACCCCTCTCGTGAACGAGTATGAGAGGGAGGGCTTCCTGACCGTGATGTTCTACCTTGACGCCTCATCCTCCATGCTGGTCGGAGGGCTTGAGAAAAACGCCCTAGAGACAGCGGTTGCTTTCCTGATTCCCCTCGTGCTTTATCTCCTCAGGAGGGGTTACAAGGTGGGACTTTACATACTCGGCCATGAAACGTTGCTCACACCGGTCTCAGGCTACGCATCTGCTTCAACCTTTACGAGGACGCTGACCTCTGTGGGAATCTCACCCAAAGAGGAATCCCTCCCTCTTGCCGTTGAGAGGACGAGGAAAGTCCTGAGGGGAGCCCTTCCCGTGGTGATAACCAATCTGAAGAGGGACAACTTCGTTGGCGTAAAGGAAGGCATGGAGAGACTTTATTCCATAACGAAGAACACGCCGGTCCTCATAGACGTTGACGTCTACCCCAACCTTGAGTTCGGCGAACTGGTATCGGCCTGTAAAAAGGGTCTTCGAGAGGAACTTCCCTTCCCGGCGATAGCAGTCTCGGAAAACGGAAAGGGCGCAGTACTTCAGTTTCTGGGGGTGGTAGGATGA
- a CDS encoding ribonuclease P protein component 4 has protein sequence MGKKALRKKEQREKKRIARERVETLFTLAERVFPYSPELANRYVEIALAVQQKAKIRLPRKWKRRYCKKCHSFLVPGKNARVRLRAEPYPHVVIKCLNCGHIMRYPYLREKKARRKERKG, from the coding sequence ATGGGGAAGAAAGCGCTGAGAAAGAAGGAACAGCGGGAAAAGAAGAGGATAGCCCGGGAGAGGGTCGAGACGCTCTTCACGCTCGCTGAGAGGGTCTTTCCCTACAGCCCAGAGCTCGCAAACAGATACGTTGAGATAGCCCTAGCAGTCCAGCAGAAGGCCAAGATAAGGCTCCCGAGGAAGTGGAAGCGACGCTACTGCAAGAAGTGCCACTCCTTCCTTGTCCCGGGCAAAAACGCGAGGGTTCGCCTGAGGGCGGAGCCGTATCCCCATGTGGTCATAAAGTGCCTGAACTGCGGGCACATAATGCGCTACCCATACCTGAGGGAGAAAAAGGCGAGGAGAAAAGAAAGGAAAGGCTAA
- a CDS encoding cyclase family protein: MIVDLSMPLGEETPAYPGDPEVRVRPWAFIDRDGYYMNVIKMGEHSGTHVDAPAHFVPGGKTIDEMPLERFFGKAFLVDVRAGDGPVELDEIPDSGYFGRIVLFLTGGRELSPEVALFLVAEGVKAVGTDGPSIGDENVHTILLSSNVPVFENLVNLEPLLGREFTFIAFPLKIEGGSGSPVRAVAILEE, from the coding sequence ATGATAGTTGACCTTTCGATGCCCCTTGGTGAAGAAACCCCTGCCTACCCTGGAGACCCCGAGGTCAGGGTGAGGCCTTGGGCCTTCATAGACAGGGACGGCTACTACATGAACGTCATCAAGATGGGTGAACACTCCGGAACTCACGTCGATGCTCCGGCCCACTTTGTCCCGGGAGGGAAGACTATAGACGAGATGCCCCTTGAGAGGTTTTTCGGAAAAGCCTTCCTCGTGGATGTTAGAGCGGGTGATGGCCCGGTTGAGCTTGATGAGATACCGGACTCGGGCTACTTTGGAAGGATAGTGCTTTTCCTGACCGGTGGAAGGGAGCTCTCACCCGAGGTTGCACTCTTCCTAGTGGCCGAGGGTGTGAAAGCCGTCGGGACGGATGGGCCGAGCATAGGGGACGAGAACGTCCACACTATACTCCTCTCCTCTAATGTGCCGGTCTTCGAGAACCTCGTGAACCTTGAGCCCCTTCTCGGGAGAGAGTTCACATTCATAGCATTCCCCCTGAAGATTGAGGGGGGCTCCGGAAGCCCTGTGAGGGCCGTTGCCATACTGGAAGAGTAG
- a CDS encoding cell wall-binding repeat 2 family protein, which yields MMWRKWVAAFIGLLLLGMTLGATGVTATSSEAQETVTVILVSDNMADSGVAKLLANATGGIIVTTPWGVYEPNVTAEILSYAPDQVIIIGGPMAVVDQYVTDLEGYNITVYRWGGMNRYETNLIALEMAKGRGLLKKENITVFAPGNDSVAIQKAVEIALQKGGVVVYVNKTVSIEKLNKTVTIRKAIIVNTPVSKGVAKRLMKGLFRHNASAVDITVNVTDQIQFLEKLIQLRIERIEEIANMTNSTELFSLAQNLSAGLNEVNELLQAGNTTQAYKKLLWLQVRSQFVLKRAHLVLFREMGHGKIGIMMKLMKLRAELEILQKAGVNVTAYNQTLTEIEEYLKKGNDGMALRLLTQLENQLRELYKGKRAVLRKHMWGRHRGRMHGPHWGGNQTSNETESGRH from the coding sequence ATGATGTGGAGAAAGTGGGTGGCGGCATTCATAGGACTGTTGCTCCTTGGTATGACCCTTGGTGCCACAGGAGTCACCGCGACGTCCAGTGAGGCCCAGGAGACAGTGACTGTCATACTGGTGAGCGACAACATGGCTGATAGTGGGGTTGCCAAGTTGCTCGCCAACGCCACTGGTGGAATAATAGTGACAACTCCCTGGGGCGTTTACGAGCCCAACGTTACGGCGGAGATACTGAGCTACGCGCCCGACCAGGTCATAATAATAGGTGGTCCGATGGCCGTCGTTGACCAGTACGTCACTGACCTGGAGGGATACAACATAACGGTCTACCGCTGGGGCGGGATGAACAGGTACGAGACGAACCTCATAGCCCTTGAGATGGCGAAGGGCAGGGGACTCCTGAAGAAGGAGAACATAACCGTCTTCGCCCCCGGAAACGACAGCGTTGCCATCCAGAAGGCCGTTGAGATAGCCCTCCAGAAGGGCGGTGTCGTCGTCTACGTCAACAAGACCGTTTCCATCGAGAAGCTCAACAAGACGGTAACCATAAGGAAGGCAATCATAGTCAACACTCCCGTGAGTAAGGGGGTCGCCAAGAGGCTCATGAAAGGGCTTTTCCGCCACAACGCCAGTGCGGTTGACATCACGGTGAACGTCACCGACCAGATTCAGTTCCTTGAGAAGCTCATCCAGCTCAGGATAGAGAGGATCGAGGAGATAGCCAACATGACCAACTCCACCGAGCTATTCAGCCTTGCCCAGAACCTCAGCGCTGGCCTTAATGAGGTGAACGAGCTCCTCCAGGCCGGCAACACCACACAGGCCTACAAGAAACTGCTCTGGCTCCAGGTGAGAAGCCAGTTCGTCCTCAAGAGGGCTCACCTCGTACTCTTCAGGGAGATGGGGCATGGTAAGATTGGGATAATGATGAAACTCATGAAGCTCAGGGCGGAGCTTGAGATACTCCAGAAGGCCGGCGTAAACGTGACCGCTTACAACCAGACGCTGACCGAGATCGAGGAGTATCTCAAGAAGGGCAACGACGGCATGGCGCTCAGACTACTCACTCAGCTTGAGAACCAGTTGAGGGAGCTTTACAAGGGAAAGCGAGCGGTGCTCAGAAAGCACATGTGGGGGAGGCACAGGGGCAGGATGCACGGCCCGCACTGGGGAGGTAACCAGACCTCCAACGAGACCGAGAGCGGAAGGCACTGA